From Bacillota bacterium, the proteins below share one genomic window:
- a CDS encoding LuxR C-terminal-related transcriptional regulator — MAIDAVECGRFMAFLPGRLREVLRLRLQGDTYAEIAQALSLSGGTVKSYGAQLREILRKYFGHDPTKSSSRIGNIHGGLSEEAFQSP, encoded by the coding sequence ATGGCAATCGATGCGGTGGAGTGCGGACGGTTCATGGCTTTTTTGCCCGGCCGACTGCGCGAGGTGCTACGGTTGCGCCTGCAGGGGGACACGTATGCGGAGATAGCACAGGCGCTGTCGCTTTCGGGGGGCACGGTAAAGAGTTATGGTGCCCAGTTGCGGGAGATACTTCGGAAGTATTTCGGTCACGACCCAACCAAATCCTCCTCTCGAATCGGCAATATTCATGGAGGGCTTTCGGAGGAGGCTTTCCAATCTCCGTAG